CGAATAAAAAATTGATtgtgtatttttctattttcaggAACAAGGTTCTTATGCAATGGGGCCCAATCAAGAAGTAGTTTTAAGGCGTGCAATGGAAGTTTTTACTTTtcgatcatatatatgtatatgcatacatgattttttttttgttatcatATGTATATAGATACAATGATAACTGAAGTACTAGCTAATATGTACGTACTTGGAAATgcttctattttaattttgtgaAATAGATGTTTTTAATAtctatataataattttagagaatttgattttaaaacaCTAAATACTGTTCTTTAGTAACGAGATGAATATTATCTTTTGTAATGACATAAAAGTGGCCACTAATATTTAGTGGATGTTGCGGCGGAAGAAGTcgttgttaattaattaagtgtagCAGCGACATAAAAGTTGATGCTAATAGTTTATACTTTTTTGCAACGATAAGAGACGCTACtaattaatatcaatatttatcAGCGACATAAAAGTTGCCACAGTTATCTTATAAGTTTTTGTGGCAACTATGTCGCCACTAAAGGTCATATTTTAGGAGCGACATAAAAGTTGCCACAGTTAGCAATAAGTTTTTGTGGCAACTATGTCGCCACTAAAGGTCATATTTTAGGAGCGACATAAAAGTTGCCACAGTTAGCTTATAAATTTTTGTGGTAACTATGTTGCCACTAAACGTCATATTTTAGGAGCGACTTTCTAAATATTTGTGTtgcaaattattattttttgtggcaTATTTGTTTATATATTGTGACGAATTATGTCGCCACAGATGACTTTTTATTGTGGCGACATTATTTAATCTTCATAAATAACTTTACTTATGGAACTACTACGAACGGAGCAATTGTTGCTGCTATATACCTTTAACAGCAACTGTGGATCTTTTTGTAGCGATATATGGAACcacaataaattttatttcttgtAGTGTTGGAGGTTACACAAGAGCTATGTTAAggataattattttgataagtATAACACAATGGAAGATAGGCTAAAAAATTGTCCTAGTTGGATACCAGAAGTTCAATTCAGCCAGTTAATAGAGTATTGGGAGCTTCTAGCAGTTAAAGTGAGATACAAATAATGCACTCGATTTTTtgccccatatacatatattatgtgCAGTATGTTtctttaatgaatatttttatttttataaattttaggcCATGTGTTCTTTAAATtcacaaaatagaaagaaacaaaaaaggaGGCATCGAATGGGGGCCTGTTAATTTTGGAAGAGTACGCATGGCATTGGTATCAGTTTAGAACtttgcaaaaaaatattttttatttatattttttagattttgttaGAATACATGTTTGTTGCTTACTCTTTTTTTAAACATACTTTGTAGAGTGCAACCaaagagaacaatgaagaacCATCAAAGTCCGGAATGTTTATTGCAACTGGTATGAAAAATGGAAAGCAACTTGATCCTGAAACCAAAGTTGTAATAGTAAGTAATGCTTTTAtccatcaattattttttaaagacttaACTTTTGAAAGAAGTAATCATGTGTGTACAGTAATTCAAATGTTTGCTTCTAGCCTGCTTATGATAAAATTCTTGGCCTTTTAgttctcatcttactttatcaAGTCAAACCTTAATATATTTCTTATGGGCTAAACTTCAAAATCGTAAAAACTCGGGGGAAACAGCAGATGACTCATTTAAGGCAGTGTTTGAAAATGAGCAGCCTGATCGAGTTCGATACTATGGTAGATCTGTTACAACAACTTCTCTAAAGAAAGATGaggaaatcatcaaaatcaaacaaaaactGTTGATGAAATCTCTTCATTTAAGGAAGAAGTTAAAAAATTGAAGGAAGAAGTGAACAAATTGAGAAACTGCAAGGTTTGGTGGAAGAAGTACAAGAATTGCAACAACTGCGACATCTCATGAaagttttgataaaaaataaccCTAGACAAAACCTTGAGGATGCAAATGGGTGTATTGGATCTAACCTACCATGTATGATCGGTTCAAGTAGCGCGTAGGTTTCAAGAGGCCAAAATCTTCCACATTCCTCTATATCCACACATGGTCCGATTCTTACCAAGGTACTATCAGTTTGACTATATATCCTTAATAAGCGCCAGATTTATCTAATAAACTAATTTGTGTATGTTGTCAAAGTGTAAAAAATTATAGATTAACGTATATAGGTACAAAATACTAAGATACGTACAACATTTTCAGTTATGCAGTGTTCTGATTTTCTTCATTGTGTTTCTGCATTTTTGTATTGTATTTTTGCATTTCTGTAATCTATATTGAATTTTTCTGCAGTTTTGTGCCAAATTTCAGCcttattttcatgtgtttttgCATATCTATAGCTCACTGCCTTCCACAAAATAAACTCTCTTTTGTAGTGTCTATCTGCAGTTAATTCACACTGCATATCCTTTGCCTTGGTTTTAAATGTTTATGCTTTGTCTTTCCATTCTTCCACTTGCAAGAACCAAGTAAATGAGATACTTTTCAAGAAATAATATAGTGATCTGTTTTAAATCCAAAATACTTTGTTCAACATGTCACTGAAAACCAAGAATCAGATTCTTACGGATGACTGTAAAGACTGAATTTAACGAGAAAAGTTAAGGGATCGATTTTCCCAGAAATCGTGAGAAGCTTGAAGTTCTTCCATCTCTATTCTGACTTGTTGcgtcattttcttcttttgtgatCATTGCTCAGTTTTAGCTCTCACTGGTTCTACGATCCTTGCACTATATCCTTGCAGCGCCTTGAGCATTTGTGCTCCTCTAGTGGTGTCATGCGCTGTTTATATGAAACAAGGGTGCAAAATTGTTTCTTCAGTTCAATTGCTTTAGTAACATTTGAGGAATTATATATGAATGTGCACTCAAATTGCTTTTTATAATATATTGCAAATTGTTAGTACCTGTTCATTTCATTGGTTAGAATAGAACATTAAGTGAGTATCTTTGCACTTGCATATCATTGTGATTCTTATAAATTACTAGAAAGGTTTAGTACATTCTATATTGATAAGCTTGTTacattgaaaaaatataattggtACTTCTATGATCAATGGAGAATTTACTTTACTAATATTGTTGAATCATACtttaaacattttttaaaatattttgtactTGCTTTCTATCTAAGTATCAATTTCACTTTGAACATGTAGGAAACATATTATGATGCAATTGAAAATGGTGATCGTAGAAAGTTAATTTGATTCAGTTGAAGAGTTTTgttaatttatgatttaataCATTTgttaatttatgatttaatttaTTCATGATACTATATGAATACATTTGattttgtaaattttattaGTAGTACAAGCACACTTTGAAGCAATTTGCATTACTAATTGTTATGTAGAAAAAGTATTAGAATATTTCAATGTTTTTtgcatttaataaatttttttgtttattattttatgtaatgCTTTAAATTTCTTAGTTAAAAAATGGATTCAAGAtctataacataataataaaaatatttaaaaataattgtgattattatattataatttttaatcatAAAATTGTCATGGCTTAgcttgtataaatattttatattaataatactCTAAACAATTTAGATTAGAGGGTAAAGTGAAAAAATGTGGCCATAGTTACTGGCACAattacttttgcctacatttttATAGTGTGGTCATATGTTAAAATATAAGCAACGAATATAAAGTGTGGCCTATAAAGAATTAAAGGTGACACTTTTGAAGTGTCGTTTTAGAGAACGAAAAGCGTGCTCGTAGATTGCATGCAAAAGCGTAGTCATAGATAAATGCAAAGACAACGCTTTTTACATACCGTAGTTTTTTTCCTCTTGAAAAGTGTTGCCTTATGGAAAAGGTAACGCTTGTTTAGGCCACCCCCTTAAAATCATTGTCATAGGTCAAAAAGTGTAACCTTTGATCAAAGGCCACACTTATTTATAATTTAGGCCACATTTTTCAACTATGGATGGAGGGCAAATATGTTGTAGTGGGttgttctagatcaaactcaaCATTCAGGAGCTACCGCACTAACGGAATTTCAATTCAAacacgttttccaagaatgttgaccaaggtcaaatTTAGGCCAAAGCTAAAATGTTAAAATTCTTAATAGCTCAAACTCGCACCGAAGGTAACAGGAAGAGAGTCAACCATGCCACTAGCAAAAAATGACCCTTtttgaagctgatggaaccatcaaaattccattctaagatCATTTTCCTAGAGTTTCGACTGTAGTCAAtcgttcaaactccaagagctccaaaacatAAAAACTGGCATAAAATCAAACAAACGACTAGGCGACCAAACTTTCAGTGCCAGAAATCATAAATGGTCGGGGGTCGCTAAAGGTAAGATCTAAGCATTGAAAAGATagtaaaatggaagaaaatacctagagggtcattacaatatccattACAAAAAGGGCTTCTGCTCGCGGGAAGGACAGTTAAAACTTGAAGGCACAAAAATACAAGGATACTGAGCCCGTACGCTATTCTTGAACCTCAGACACCCTCTCGGATCGAACAACGCCATCACCAAACTCATGCTGAGagaaaaatcctcaaattcaatTCAAGGCTCCAAAATTCCTCCAATTCCCTTTTTGGGCTCCAACTCTCGCCCAACAAACTCGAACTTTACTAAAAGCACCAGATCGATCTTAGGAAAATCAAAACAACACTAAAACCACCGAAATGAGAAACACATGACCATGGAAGATGCAACTTAACtcacaattcaaaatatttaccCTAAGCTCCAAATGCAACATGTTCTAGCCACCAGAGCAT
The genomic region above belongs to Solanum dulcamara chromosome 5, daSolDulc1.2, whole genome shotgun sequence and contains:
- the LOC129890283 gene encoding uncharacterized protein LOC129890283; the protein is MALSATKENNEEPSKSGMFIATGMKNGKQLDPETKVVIVSIQNRKNSGETADDSFKAVFENEQPDRVRYYGRSVTTTSLKKDEEIIKIKQKLSEQIEKLQGLVEEVQELQQLRHLMKVLIKNNPRQNLEDANGCIGSNLPCMIGSSSA